In one window of Lynx canadensis isolate LIC74 chromosome B3, mLynCan4.pri.v2, whole genome shotgun sequence DNA:
- the LOC115517206 gene encoding olfactory receptor 49-like: protein MLHTSDWPPSAEVRAAMRNHTTVTEFVLLGLSDACELQMLIFLGLLLTYLLTLLGNLLIVGITLVDRRLHTPMYYFLRNFAVLEIWFTSVIFPKMLTNILTGYKTISLPGCFLQSFLYFFLGTTEFFLLAVMSFDRYVAICNPLRYATIMSQRVCVKSVLCSWMAGFLLVSPSSITFQQPFCGPNVINHFFCDSFPLLELICADTSLIELLGFIAANLSLLGTLSVTATCYGHILHTILHIPSAKERQKAFSTCSSHIIVVSLFYGSCIFMYIRSGKGNEGEDRNKVVALLNTVVTPMLNPFIYTLRNKQVKQVFKEQVNKLFL from the coding sequence ATGCTGCACACCTCTGATTGGCCACCCTCAGCAGAAGTCAGAGCAGCCATGAGGAACCACACCACTGTCACCGAGTTTGTCCTGCTGGGACTCTCAGATGCCTGTGAGTTGCAGATGCTCATCTTCCTGGGGCTGCTCCTGACCTACCTCCTCACTCTGCTGGGGAATCTCCTCATCGTGGGCATCACCCTCGTGGACAGGcgcctccacacccccatgtactacTTCCTCCGCAACTTTGCTGTCCTGGAGATCTGGTTCACCTCGGTCATCTTCCCCAAGATGCTGACCAACATCCTGACTGGATACAAGACCATCTCTCTCCCAGGCTGTTTCCTACAAAGtttcctctatttcttcctggGCACCACAGAGTTCTTCCTTCTGGCAGTGATGTCCTTTGACAGGTATGTGGCCATATGTAACCCCTTGCGTTATGCAACCATCATGAGCCAAAGGGTCTGTGTGAAGTCAGTTCTTTGTTCATGGATGGCAGGTTTCCTTCTTGTCTCTCCAAGTTCCATCACTTTTCAGCAGCCATTTTGTGGCCCCAACGTCATTAACCATTTCTTTTGTGACAGCTTTCCACTCCTGGAACTCATATGTGCAGACACGAGTCTGATAGAGCTTCTGGGTTTTATTGCGGCCAACCTCAGTTTGCTGGGCACTCTGTCCGTGACGGCCACCTGCTACGGCCACATCCTCCACACCATCCTGCACATCCCCTCGGCCAAGGAGAGGCAGAAAGCCTTCTCAACCTGCTCCTCCCACATCATTGTTGTGTCTCTCTTCTATGGCAGCTGCATCTTCATGTACATCCGgtcaggcaagggaaatgaagGGGAGGACAGGAACAAGGTGGTGGCCTTGCTCAACACCGTGGTGACCCCGATGCTCAATCCCTTCATCTACACCCTGCGGAACAAGCAGGTGAAGCAGGTGTTTAAGGAGCAGGTAAACAAGCTCTTCTTATAA